In Aegilops tauschii subsp. strangulata cultivar AL8/78 chromosome 3, Aet v6.0, whole genome shotgun sequence, one genomic interval encodes:
- the LOC109762361 gene encoding uncharacterized protein — protein MEELLGTEIGKHDYDWLLTPPGTPRAPALEVAEKAPPSNVPKRTVTRSSSTTRASRLSVDETENGHSAAPNRPVRSMSRPSNRSSVLTPSISSVSSRPTTPTKRTSTLPSSMPSAPASRPVAARSSTPVKTRPPTPVKTRPSTPVKNCPYGSGSMANSTSVKSTSAQNSRSSTPTSRPRSISSSSSSTAPSVSRPSSSSGRIPAIVRTSSSSSTASVTRSSSRSSTPTRQPVMRPSAPSIARSPSVGRISGSNNLTSSGRSAASRGRMSAPSSAPSSRPSSPNTRPRAPVRPLDIPDFPSDTPPNLRTKLPERPLSAGRARPGIGLGTRSTLNAEPVTSAPVKKISVPAITRNKFSDAPSKTPSLTNGHQNRQTERSVMDSQPARPSRSATSEENGFGRTISRKSLDMAIRHMDIRHNLGGIRGASLFPHSIRSSAPKGRSARMSDPGHHTSNGEQDAYTDSGSINGHFSGDSIGALSHYGGSSTESPDRESMGTKETLSELDMYGSSRYEEMLLREDTKNTDWLHSVDDKSDQSPVFDHRFEPLPEPFGPL, from the exons ATGGAGGAGCTGCTGGGCACGGAGATCGGGAAGCACGACTACGACTG GCTTCTTACTCCCCCGGGAACACCCCGTGCTCCTGCACTGGAGGTTGCTGAGAAAGCCCCACCATCAAATGTGCCTAAACGGACCGTCACTAGATCTTCCTCAACCACCAGAGCATCAAGG CTTTCTGTTGATGAAACAGAGAATGGGCATTCAGCAGCTCCCAATAGACCAGTGCGAAGCATGTCCCGACCTTCAAACAGGTCATCAGTGCTCACTCCAAGCATTTCTTCTGTCAGTTCGAGACCTACTACCCCGACCAAGAGGACTAGCACTCTTCCCTCTTCAATGCCATCAGCTCCAGCTTCACGTCCAGTGGCAGCACGATCATCTACTCCGGTCAAAACCCGTCCACCTACCCCGGTCAAAACTCGTCCATCTACTCCAGTCAAAAACTGTCCTTATGGTTCCGGCTCCATGGCCAACTCAACCTCTGTGAAGAGCACATCTGCGCAGAACTCAAGGTCATCAACTCCAACCTCTCGACCCCGAAGCATTTCCAGCTCATCATCAAGCACGGCTCCTTCAGTGAGTCGTCCCAGTTCATCCTCTGGTAGAATTCCTGCAATTGTTCGTACCAGCTCTTCCTCAAGTACAGCTTCAGTGACCCGTTCTAGCTCTCGATCGTCTACACCTACACGCCAGCCTGTCATGCGTCCATCAGCTCCATCCATAGCTCGCTCACCTTCAGTTGGGAGGATTTCTGGTAGCAATAACTTAACATCTAGTGGACGATCAGCAGCCAGCCGTGGTCGAATGTCAGCACCTTCCTCAGCACCATCATCCCGTCCAAGTTCCCCAAATACACGTCCGCGAGCTCCAGTTAGGCCACTAGATATTCCAGATTTTCCAAGTGACACTCCTCCTAACCTAAGGACAAAGCTACCAGAAAGGCCACTCTCTGCTGGTAGAGCACGGCCAGGAATTGGTTTGGGAACCAGGTCAACCCTGAATGCTGAACCAGTTACCTCAGCTCCTGTGAAGAAGATATCTGTGCCTGCTATTACTCGAAATAAGTTTTCTGATGCACCATCCAAGACACCTTCTCTTACCAATGGACACCAGAATCGACAAACGGAGAGATCTGTTATGGACAGTCAGCCTGCTAGACCCTCTCGGTCTGCCACAAGTGAAGAAAATGGATTTGGCAGGACGATATCAAGGAAGTCACTTGACATGGCAATCAGGCACATG GACATTCGACATAACCTGGGTGGCATCCGAGGTGCATCTCTATTTCCTCATAGCATCCGGTCTTCTGCTCCCAAGGGCCGTTCAGCTCGAATGTCCGATCCTGGCCATCACACCTCAAATGGCGAGCAGGACGCATACACCGACAGTGGCAGCATCAACGGGCACTTCTCCGGCGATTCCATTGGAGCCCTTTCACACTATGGTGGGAGCTCAACTGAGTCCCCAGACAGAGAAAGCATGGGAACTAAAGAGACGCTGAGCGAACTGGATATGTATGGCAGCTCAAGGTATGAGGAGATGCTACTAAGGGAGGACACGAAGAACACGGACTGGCTGCACAGCGTCGACGACAAGTCGGACCAGAGCCCCGTGTTCGATCACCGGTTCGAGCCGCTCCCAGAGCCGTTTGGTCCGCTGTGA